The following are from one region of the Segatella oris genome:
- a CDS encoding energy transducer TonB yields the protein MAKIDLYDPKWVDMVFADKNQAYGAYRLRKGTSGRNIKALLILIIAAALVGGFLAWKVISQRNAEAQQAYMEAMQLAKLQQEAKKNEKKEVVQPKVQPKKEIPVARETQKFVAPVIKKDELVKESNTLKQMDQLDDKVAVGTETHEGTKDRTVEAVRNDIAVATPPPAPKEEVTQKVFDVVEVMPSFPGGPSALLQYLSSHVKYPVVAQENGIQGRVTISFVVERDGSITDVRVAKSVDPSLDREAARVVSSMPRWNPGKQNGSAVRVKFNVPVQFKLQ from the coding sequence GACAAGAACCAAGCTTATGGAGCCTATAGACTTCGTAAGGGAACTTCCGGACGTAACATCAAGGCACTCCTTATCTTGATCATTGCTGCTGCACTCGTTGGTGGTTTCCTCGCATGGAAGGTCATTTCACAGAGGAATGCTGAAGCGCAGCAGGCTTATATGGAAGCTATGCAACTTGCAAAACTCCAGCAAGAGGCTAAGAAAAACGAGAAGAAGGAAGTTGTTCAGCCAAAGGTTCAACCCAAGAAGGAAATTCCTGTAGCACGTGAGACTCAGAAGTTCGTTGCTCCTGTCATCAAGAAAGATGAACTTGTAAAAGAGTCTAATACGCTGAAGCAGATGGATCAGTTAGATGATAAAGTCGCTGTCGGTACAGAAACTCATGAAGGTACGAAGGATCGTACTGTTGAGGCTGTGCGTAATGATATTGCAGTGGCTACTCCTCCACCAGCTCCAAAGGAAGAAGTTACACAGAAGGTTTTTGATGTCGTTGAGGTGATGCCGTCATTTCCAGGTGGTCCAAGTGCATTGTTGCAGTATCTTAGCTCACATGTGAAATATCCGGTTGTTGCTCAGGAAAATGGTATCCAGGGCCGTGTAACGATTTCGTTCGTTGTTGAGCGTGATGGTTCTATCACTGATGTACGCGTTGCAAAGTCTGTCGATCCTTCACTTGATCGTGAGGCTGCTCGTGTCGTAAGTAGCATGCCACGTTGGAATCCAGGTAAGCAGAATGGTTCTGCCGTACGTGTGAAGTTCAATGTTCCTGTGCAATTTAAGTTACAGTAA